Genomic window (Arachis hypogaea cultivar Tifrunner chromosome 13, arahy.Tifrunner.gnm2.J5K5, whole genome shotgun sequence):
TCAgtttcagattctgaatcagaatctggctcctcttgcctctgctttctttttctggagtccattctggaaggcaaacagtgattatttagaacatattaaaatacacccaacgtgatcaacaagatacacccaactcgaaaaagaaattacacccaagtatggtacttactttttcccctttttgatgtgTTGTTTTCTTGCTGAATCCTCCGAGTCTTgttgagtctcagactcagaggtagaagtgtcactgtcagtagctgtttctgtctccgaagacgatgttggactcgccttccttttttttgtttttttgatttcttgttttttttcttttttttctttttctttcattttttctcttgctcttgtctccgccatcttcacaattccctgaaacatgagatattttagctagcagcattcaggtaaataaaatagaagcaacatattatgtttacttaccaaaatttcttctttttctgcagtcattctttccaccaacttctccttagtccagttggcaatccaaggctttggtggtctttcagccctcttcttgcctttgttttcagaaagatgaaagtatattatcatgagggcaaagaggcagccatcaattgccttcttcttcttatcCTGGTAGTCTGTGATGCCTTTGATCAAGAAGGTCAAAACATGCGCCCCCCAGTTTCTCTCCGAtatgccgtccatcttaaaaattggggcgaggtgcacgggcgatattttgtttatcgtcgttggcaaaaggaacgccatctgtatgtagaggatgaatatcctcttgaacatcaggcgttcctcttcgctgccaacgccgatttccatcatttcatcggtaagacttttgagggtcttaccctggaatcttctataaattattttgtcatcatcagaaagttGCTTATAAAGTTGcttatactcaactttctcaggaaacagatttcctacaaaaaagaaaacaacaaagtatcaaaaTCGGTTCAAAAACACCCAAGGATCAAccttaaatacacccaagcatgaacttaatatacacctataattttgagctagttacctgttgcattgatgccaagcgcatcacctattgtctttggtgttatttggaaagaaccatatcctgtcttcagtttgttctccccaagtttgaagttgtttgccagttcccttaagagttggtgatccacccttagAGGTGGGACATGCATCAACCCACCAAATCCGAGATCCCTGACAATTGCCTTCTTCTCCTCAGCcatgtttctgaacttatcactcaggagatgtgtggcacacttaaggtctttcgtttggtttcttgctgccattttgtCTGAAACAAAAAATACACACAAATATATTCCCATtagtaacagtaagatacacccatatgtaagaatcagatacacccattgataacagtgagatacgcCCATTGAAATTATTCAGATACattcatatatatcagtcagatatcagtcaaacatgtttcaatatcaagcaacattacaaggtctaataacagtaagatacacccatatgtaaGAATCCGATACACTCATTGTTAACAgggagatacacccatagatattattcatataaatccatatatatcagtcagttatcactcaaacatgcttcaatatcaaattaattcagatatcagtaagatacacgcatatatgagtcagatacacccattgataagagtaagatacacccatatgtaagaatcagatacacccattgataacagtgagatacacccattgaaattattcagatacattcatatatatcagtgagatatcactcaaacatgcatcaaTATCAAGTCACATTACAAGTTCAAACAGTATACAACCCCCAATCTACGGAATAAAGCCCCAAAAATCAACAACAGTAGCAAGAGAACTTAGAACAAGAATGTAGAACGACGTAAAACTTAGAAGAatgacgtagaacttagaacagtgtgacaaagaagcaagaataatAGCACAGTAAACCCTAgagaagaacgacgtagaagaaaactaaaattgggaGGTTTTCTTGATGAACTTACGTTGAGTGTATTTGCTTCGTTttctcttcagattcttcacGTAGAGTTTGATGTTGTTTTGATGGAGGTTTCGAACAACGATTTCTATtttttgaactttgatttttgCTCGAAATTGGGAGCGTTTCTTTGGTTTCGAAGcgttttgagaagtggaagaagtggaggaagtggaagagtctgccatacgAACCGTTTGTGTTGAGCGCGTGATTTTGACGCGCCATGTTATGCTTCCTTATGCGCGTGTCTTCGatttgggctgggccaacttggAAGCTTGgatacttgtatgtgtagcaggcccgttagatatattatcttttgggctttagatattattttatttgggcttaagggtttaatgggtgccatgctcaaatataaatagaccttcagggtttcggtccccaatataccaaagccgtctttgttactctttccccatcaaaagagttgcagttcagcctcctaggaatacagaaggctttggttgaggaagatcgaaagaactacAAGATCTAAACTCTTCCAATCAtaattcatgtttatgaattcaggtacgcttccgcattatgatatatttatttttggtgattcaatatggatgatctgggttattaaaattaatttattctaacaagtggtatcagagccattcATAATtgaaccattaaaaatattaaatttttttaatttcaccgGATCAAAACATGTTTGCTTTGTTTGGATCGAATTCAATTTTATGAATCCGGTGAATtcgttatttgttttttttttaatgtgtatACATTGACCTTATGAATTTCAGTACCTTCTTTATATGTATTGATTTATTGGTTAATGAATTTTGTACATGTGCTGCCCCTTTGATATATGAGTAAAGCAACATATGTGTGTTAGGGTATATGTACATGTCGCCGTTTGGATTACTTtcgtatatatataaatatatgtatactaTTAatcgtttatatatatatacatcattaattaattatacatGAGGACATGTATATATTTTACATGAGACGGTCTTCCTTTTATTAGTTTGGCAGATTTTTTTTGGGTAAgtaataaattgattttttttttcaatattaataAAGTATTACTAATCCTTGATCGTCTCTCGGATCTGTTTTTGTAAAGcattaattagaataaaattgattaataattCTTTTGGGATTATTATGTATATGTCACTTATGCGAATATTGATCTATCCAAAGGAAGATCTATATTTGGCCAAGTTATGTgtacatattaataatatttgaataataaaaataaaaaaaaaatattatttaattgttacATAAAGAAACTAGTAACAATTTGGATTAGTATACCCatctattttataaagatttggttttgaaataaattgattgaacattatgctgccaaagtagcctcttttgtgaaaattgatttatttaaaacattaggaatatggtgatatgtaattcatgcgaatattggtcggcccaaaggaaggtctgtatttggccgaattacatacacatgttgatggtaaatatatattTGGGTAACTATTAAAGAATAAagtaatacttattatttatgcgaacGATAATCGGCtcaaaggaagtttattgtttggccaaataataagtattgcacacttttatttattttctattaattatgcgatcaataatcggcccaaaggaaggttattgtttggccaattaatagaaaatatatgcggtaataaataggttgcaaagtttaagtttccatgtgcgcattaagtcggtccaaagaaaggcttaatgtgtgacaggaattttgacaatatttgattactgcaatgagagtatcacttacagttaatttttctatccaaagattaaaaattaatgttgtgctagatatctcaatatggattttttacccattaattaactaatatttactgcatgttctttttgttctaatccagaaactatgacttcagctaccaatgtttctgcgcagattagcagtattcctatgctgaatggtacaaactttaaagtttggagggataccgtggagattgtcctcggttgtatggatctagatatagctcttcgagaggagaaacccacttccactccggaaaatctcaatgaggttaaaatagagaagtgggagagatccaatcgaatgagcattatgatcatgaaacgctcaattcctgaggcgtttcggggctcaattactgaggataaagatgccaaacagttcctaaaggatgttgaaaaattctttactaagaatgaaaaagcggaggcaagtagtcttttgagcaaacttgtctccatgaggtataaagatacagggaacataagggagtacattatggaaatgtctcatcttgcttcaaaattgaaagcactaaagttagagttgtctgaagacttactcgtgcatttcattttgatttcccttcctgcacactttgggcaattcaaagtgagttataacactgtgaaggacacttggtccttaaatgagcttatatctcactgtgtgcaagaagaagagaggctacaacaagataagactgaaagtgctcacatggcttcatcttctcagtataaaagaaagcgtgatactactgcagatgtgccttctcagcagaaaaaggctaagaaacaggatcaagtttcaacctgtttcttctgtaagaaggtgggacacatgaagaagaattgtaccaaatatgccacatggcgtgtaaagaagggtatagttcttacttttgtttgttctgaggctagtttaagttatgcacatgttgatacttggtgggtagattctgctgctactactcatgtaagtgttactatgcagggttgcctgtggagccgaccgccaaatgatgctgaaagatacatctatgtggcagacggcaatatagttgcagtcgaagctataggaacctttagattatgttccacgagtggattttacttggatttattagagacattttatgtaccgtcatttagacgaaatttgatttctgtttctcgtttggacaaatcaggttatttttgtttgttcggagacaataaagtcagtctcttttataattcgaataatatttgctctggtcatttggtagataatctatataggcttgacttaaattcctgtaataatgaaatactgcaaacaggtacaaaatgaaaactaaatgagaattcggcatgattatggcacaaacgcctaggccacatctctaaacagagaattcagaggctcgtgtcggatggaattctcggacccctaaatttggcggactttgaagtctgcattgagtgcataaagggaaaaaggacaaacgaaaggaaattaggtgccgagagagctaaagatgtcttagaactaatacataccgatatatgtggcccattccctactgtctcttggaatggacaacggtacttcattacgttcatagatgattactctcgttacgggtatctatatttaattcatgaaaagtgtcaagccttggatgtcttcaagtctttcaaagctgaagttgaacttcaacttggaaagaaaattaaaactgtcaaatctgatcgtggtggtgaatactacggaagatatgacgGTTTAGGTGAGCAACATCccgggccttttgctcttttcctagaggagtgtagattgttccgcaatacaccatgccaggcaaacctagcatgaatggtgttgcagagcgaaggaaccaaactcttaaggacatggtgagaaatatgattagtcattctttcTTGCCTGAATTACtctggggagaagccttaaagaccgcagtgtacatccttaatagggtgccaagtaaagcagttaacaaaatcccatatgaaatttggactgggaaatgcgagatttcttgaggatgttgagtttgggggaaGGACatattaggaatgttgcttttgatgaggattctgtaactgacaatgatcaggtTCTTGTGCCTATTGttgttcaagatacagttatagtacaagagcaaaatgagaatcctactgtagatccagttacagtacaagagaacaatgagaatattgttgttgctcgAGATACTGCTACAGTACAAGAAAATGATGAGAATCTTCATCAACCCcaacccatacagcaagctcaacaacctcaagaagtgtcattaaggagatccaatagaaaaggagaaaatccatctattgtctcaaacaagcttcccgttaatggtatcacaagtttaattaagtcattacctcatgattttgaggtaaatattatagataaatgtgtataccgcaagttcagtgggagtgtttggtagatacttgagcaatccggatatggatcattggatagctgtttAGCGCGTAATGCGTTAtttaaagagaacaaaggattacatgcttatttatcGGAAGATCAGAAAATtttggagatcattaggtactctgattccgatttcatggcatatggttgcaaaactttgtcactgagcttcatatagtagatgacattgaaaggccattaaagatattttgtgacaataagtcagcagtactatactccgataacaataagagcttgacaaaaatcgaagcatacagatatcaagttcttagttgtcaaggagaaagtttaagaaaaacagatttccacaagacatataggaacagagtatatgctagcagacccatTACCAAGGGATTGACCCCTAAAGtttttcatgagcacactgctcggatgggtgtcaatatttgtgatgctttggtttagtgggagtttattttatgatatatgtcttatgacagatattgagttatttttctgcagaattaagttgatggtttatttcatgttatatgaaatgttcattttgcaatatttgtattgtgtttgatctcaataaagttggaccagctggaaatagacatgcatgaaatcacttggcatgtaatttccatattactcatccaaatttgatctatgtcgttaagtgtattaggatggtgattggcgtggttttgtcacggcatttaatgtgataaaagctgcggtagttccatatctaatgtatgagacggaccagattgttaaagtaatgaaagaaatagcattcagatgcgcgcataaagtttataaagatgtgattatgtcaagaaataatatatgtatagcccaagtgggagattgttaggaaattatttgatttcctaacttatttgtgggcaatacatatattaattataatcacaaattatgctatttcaaattaaatgacttatataatgatgatctcttttattgttataaatgttaaattgaataagtcattattacttttgatttggaattaaatgagaataaaaccggatattatcttttgttccttagataattatctttatggattttagatatattatcttttgggctttagatactattttatttgggcttaagggtttaatgggtgccatgctcaaatataaatagaccttcagggtttcggtccccaatataccaaagccgtctttgttactctttccccatcaaaagagttgcagttcagcctcctaggaatacagaaggctttggttgaggaagatcgaaagaaccacaagatccaaactcttccaatcataattcatgtttatgaattcaggtacgcttccgcattatgatatatttatttttggtgattcaatatggatgatctgggttattaaaattaatttattctaacacTAAATACCAAAATAATTTTACGTTCTTAACGTACGTTTACAAGAAGTAAGAAATTGTAGCTTCTACATTTAGAAAATTACATTaggattgaatttatttttttcttatcaatTCTATCGTTTATTTCTTTGCTTGTAGTCTCTTTTAGtactcaaatattttaaatatataattatatttttttataaaatttttatttttggctttgtataaaaaattttattttttgtttgactctgtcaAATTTTTTTGGTGTAATTCttgtatattaatttattattataattttgttataatataaattattgattcATCAAAAAgaacaaagtaaataaaaaactaattataactaataataaagtcataaataattaaaatttatagtttaaaatagtattaaataaaagagtactgagagtactaaaaaaattataagtaatataatttaataaagtatattttgatatatttttcatatattatttttgcttttgatataaaaatatattttgtcaatttttatatgttatttttattttagtaagtaaatattaattttattataaaattaattaataagatctatttaaatatctaaattaaaatgtctatttaagttgatgtctattttagtaatttttttatctaaaagtaattttaagtagtataatccaaataacatttattttactataatttattttgatataaaaaatactaaatataaattattttaacacaaatttacttttcatcaaaattaaatttataaaattaattttatacaaactctTTTTTATAAACTGTAATTAAACAGACACCAAAGATCATCTCTCTTTGCGATTTTTGCAAGGTGCCTCTTCTCAATTATACTCTTTGAACTATTCTTACAATAGTTTTATAGAAAAGTCCAAACAAGTGGAGCTAATGGGTTGCAAGTTCTCTGCTTGGAACAGATTGGGTATAAGAAGTTGCCGATAAAACAGGTTTTGTTGATTATAATGTTTTGTTTGCTTTAGGCTTACTAACATG
Coding sequences:
- the LOC112735755 gene encoding uncharacterized protein, whose product is MADSSTSSTSSTSQNASKPKKRSQFRAKIKVQKIEIVVRNLHQNNIKLYVKNLKRKRSKYTQHKMAARNQTKDLKCATHLLSDKFRNMAEEKKAIVRDLGFGGLMHVPPLRVDHQLLRELANNFKLGENKLKTGYGSFQITPKTIGDALGINATGNLFPEKVEYKQLYKQLSDDDKIIYRRFQGKTLKSLTDEMMEIGVGSEEERLMFKRIFILYIQMAFLLPTTINKISPVHLAPIFKMDGISERNWGAHVLTFLIKGITDYQDKKKKAIDGCLFALMIIYFHLSENKGKKRAERPPKPWIANWTKEKLVERMTAEKEEILCLLLTYRSEESSPAEKEKEKKKTKTTPKKTQPKKKKVLVEDSPPKEDQYFDGETYEISSDELDEWLGQNVDKSAAEGENQPDLRSTEGRYVSSETIPAVNLGTDAPSSQGNTEQSSVNQPSQSIKKSPLLFYSRKKRQEKKAKTASMLSPSDSNMMVVREQTPSEALAIVPIQVFVPASQTTTETDFEPTPMLQIEGTTET